A region from the Halosolutus gelatinilyticus genome encodes:
- a CDS encoding IclR family transcriptional regulator has translation MTADDTAPMKSVTTALQILETLQEAGTAGVSEIADASGQPKSTVHRHLDTFRECGYVVKEDRSYSVSLKTLRLASSALSRQLVYPVTKSVVNELAAETGESAAVAVEERGRGVYLYYDRTDQAVRTDARIGIRLHLHCTGAGKAIFAHLPEERRNAIVEAHGLPAKTAQTITDRGELEDELAEIRETGIAFDDEERVDGMRGVGTPIRNRETGELLGALTVAGPTRRINGDRFREELPDLLRRAAKMVEVNITYS, from the coding sequence ATGACCGCAGACGACACCGCCCCGATGAAATCGGTTACGACGGCGCTCCAGATACTCGAAACGCTCCAGGAGGCGGGGACGGCGGGCGTCTCCGAGATCGCGGACGCGAGCGGGCAACCGAAAAGCACCGTTCACCGCCACCTCGACACGTTCCGCGAGTGCGGCTACGTCGTCAAGGAGGACCGATCGTACAGCGTGAGCCTGAAGACGCTTCGACTCGCGTCGAGCGCCCTCAGCAGACAGCTGGTGTACCCGGTGACGAAGTCGGTGGTAAACGAACTGGCGGCCGAGACGGGGGAATCGGCCGCGGTCGCCGTCGAAGAGCGCGGTCGGGGGGTCTACCTCTACTACGATCGAACGGACCAAGCGGTCCGCACGGACGCGCGCATCGGGATCCGTCTGCACCTCCACTGTACCGGCGCCGGGAAGGCCATCTTCGCCCACCTCCCCGAGGAACGACGGAACGCGATCGTGGAAGCGCACGGATTACCCGCCAAGACGGCGCAGACGATCACCGATCGGGGCGAACTGGAGGACGAGCTGGCCGAGATCCGCGAGACGGGCATCGCGTTCGACGACGAAGAGCGCGTCGACGGAATGCGGGGCGTCGGAACGCCGATTCGGAACCGAGAGACGGGAGAACTACTGGGCGCGCTGACCGTCGCCGGTCCGACGCGTCGAATCAACGGCGACCGGTTCCGAGAGGAACTGCCGGACCTCCTCCGACGCGCCGCCAAGATGGTCGAGGTGAATATCACGTATTCGTAA